The DNA region cccagggtcAACCCCCAGgaccgccatcagccagagctgagcagggatggGGTGTGGGGGTCGGGGGTGCTTCGGACAAGAGACAGGAAGGAGCTCTCAGCAGatcactctctctccccattcctctctttgctttatttcttttattattattttggcccCCAGGCcagtcaccagggcttcaccccTGCGCAATTCCACTCACTGTTTCTCCCTTGCAGAGGAGAGGCTCCAGCCCAGCTCCCGCTCCCCCAGACCCAGGGCGCCACGCACAGCTCAGTGCATCTGCCCGCTGGGCTCTGGAAGGGGACGTTCTCTGGGCTCAGAGCTGGGTGGCTGTGGGCAGAGCACCTCCTTCCAGAACCTTCGAGAAGCCCTCTCCCCACTCGGGGGGTCCCCGGGGTTGTGCTCCATCTCCGTCCAGGGCTCCCGTGTTTGGGGCATCCGGCCCCTCCTATGGAGGCCTGCTCAGAGCCCTACCTCTTCGAGCCGAGTAGTACCCCACCAGGTGCAGGGACAAGCCCCGTGTCCTGCCCTCAGGAACGCCGGGCCCCTTAGTCTGTCCACCGTGTGGGGTGCAGACACTCTGGACATCTATCTGcttgcaggggtgggagggggacacAGCCCTGCCCCGGGTCCTGGACCCAGGTCctgagagtggggtgggggagtcccGAAACCCTCACTTACGGGGGACGTAGGAACTGAAACCCCACAAGTGAAACCACAGAGCAGTTTCCTTCACCTGCTCCTGCTCATGTGATTGGGGGGGGTTGTGGGTGGGTGGCAGGTGGGGCCCCCAGGATGGGGCAGGAGGGCCTGAAGCTGAAATAAAGAGACAGTGAAAGGGGACATGGGGCCCCAGGCACAACCCTCCCACCCCTGCTCGGCCCGTCACATCGCGTGAACCGCACCTTCTCACCTGACCCTTGATGTGGCCCCAAGCTTGAGTGGCACTTGGGCCGGAGGGGAGTTTGAGAGAAAGTGTGATTCCCAGACGACATGGGAGTTTACCCGCTTCTCTTGCAAGAGCTGCCCCCACCCCTGGCTACAAGGTTAGGAGCCCTTTGGGGAGCCCCAGTTCTCCCAAATAAAATCGTCAAGATCCAGCCTTCATCACGAAATGGGTCCTTTCCCTCGTGTGCCAGTGTGGCTGCTTGTGCTCCAGCTCTCACATCCACACTCCTGACACAGTAAAAAGGCACTTCCTTTACTGTGTAGCTCCCAGtggctcctcccttccctcccttggtGCTGGGATGGGAGCTCCAGTGCTTAGCTGAGGACCCAGGGTGTCTAGGGGCTCCCGGGCCTGCCCCCTGCCCTGTACCCCCAGCCCGCCCTGCCACTTGTCTCCCTGAGGCTGCTGGGGTTGCAGACCCCCCCTCCGCTGGGCCTGGCCCCAGGGGGCCCCAGGGTGCAGCTGTGGGTGGGGTGTGGCTGAGCTGGGGCGTGGCGCCCCCCAACCCAGCTCCAGATCAGACCCAGCGTGgaaacagggctgtggggtgaAGACGGGCTGTGCCTGGATCTGGGGGGCCCAGGACGCCCAGATGGGGGTGCGTTCCTCCAGCCCGCTGGacaggcagcagcagcagcacttcAGGGGTGAGTGGGTTCAGGGCTGGGGGAGCCCCTGTCACCCCCAGGCAGGAGATCATCTCGTGAGCCAGGCGCCGTCACCCCACAAAGCCATTCTTTGAGGTCCTCTGGGAGCCTCAGGGCAGGTGGTTTCCACAACAATGAAGAggggattctttcttttttattttactatatttttaaagattttatttatttatgagaaagacaggaggagagagaaccagacatcactctggcacatgtgctgccggggatcgaactcgggacctcatgctcgagagtccaaagccttatcactgcgccacctcccggaccatctttctcccttcctttcttcctttcttcctttcttccttcctttctttctttctttctttctttctttcttatccagagcactgttcagctttggcttatggtggtgtgagggattgaacctgggactttggagcctcaggcatgagagtctgtttgcagaaccattatgctgtccacaCTCCGCTTTCTTTTTTGTCTcgagggttatcagtggggctcggtgcctgcagctcctggaggctatttttcccccttctgtcgcCCTTGTTCATGAAGAGGGGTTTCTGTCTGCTTGAGTGGGGTGCGGGCAACACCTCAGTGGACACCCCAGCTCCTCCCATCTTGCGAGTCTATGCCATGGGACTCCAGTATCTGGGGAAGGGGGTGCACCTCGTGGTGCAGAATGGCTGCCCAGGCTCCAGCTAGAGTCCACATCCCCAGGAAGAGTGTATGTTTTACCTCTGGTCAACAGCCGGTCCCCCACAGAGGGAGACATGCAGGGGCAGGCTGGGGGTCCCCCCGGAGGCCACGTCCCCTCCCTGTGTGCCCCGCAGGCCAGGCAGACACCCTGCTACGGAGTTTCCTGCCCTGCTACCGCGAGCAGCTGGCCGCCTCGGTCCTGCAGCAGATCTCCAGGGAGCTGGGTCCTCAGGAGCCGGCTGGGTCTCAGCTCCAGAGAAGCAAGGTGGGTGCCGCCAAGCCTGCCGTGAAGGTGcatggggtcctgggtttgagtcccgggCATCACAGGGGAGCAACGTGATGGCACTGGGGGAGCTCCCGGGAAGCTGGTTTCTACTGAAGTGCGACTGACTCACTCGGCCACTGGACATGCGTGGGGTCCCCATCTCTGACCCCCTCCCCCTGGGATTCTCCCCCTCCTGTAGAAGCTGCCCCGGGTCCGAGAACACCGGGGAGCCCTGAGCCTGCTGTGGGGTCACCCGCCCCGCTGGCAGCCCGTCTTCTGTGTCCTGCGTGGGGATGGCCGCCTGGAGTGGTTCGGCTGCAGGGAGGTGAGGGGCGACCCTGCACCCACACCCTgtcatccctccccccccccccccccccgtgaggaGCGCCAATGATGGAGGGGCTAGTTGGAGTCCTGGGGGGGGCGCCGCGGAGCCCCCGGCCCAGGCAGacacccccactctccacccGCAGGACTCGGAGCGGGGGGCGCCCCCCCTGGGCGCAGTGGCTCTGTCGGGGTTCAGCGCGCTCACCTCCCAGGCTGAGTACCTGCGGCTGCTGAGTGCCTGGGGTGAGCCCGCGGGGCGGGGGCCCTCGGGAGCACCGGGGAGGAGGGTGCCGGGGGCCAGGGTGTGAGGAAGGCGCCCCTTCCAGGAGTCCCCCCGCAGGAGGACCCCGGGCCCCCACTGGAGGCGCCCCCCGGCTGCCCCCTGCTCCTCCCGCACCCCTTCCGCCGCCACCTCTGCTTCGCCGCCTCCTCCAGGGAGGCCCATCGAGAATGGAGGCTGGCGCTGCGGGGGGGCATCCGGCTGCGGGGTACAGGTGGGTGCTGGGCATGTAAGgggtcccccaggaggcaggtgGGGGGTCGTGGGGGCTCAGGGGACATGAGGGGGTCCTGTGGGGGCAGATGAGGCTTCAGAGGTTCCCCTGGGGCTGGTGGGGGCTCAGAGGGTCCCCCTGTGAGATAGGTGAGGGTACCAGGTGAGTCCtgggggggcaggaggggagatggggtacctcccaggcaggtgggggggTTCACAGTGTCCTCGGGAAGTTGGGTGTGGCTCAGGGGGTCCCCTAGGGCACTGATGGGGTGTCAGGTGCGTTCCTCCGAGCTGGTGGGGGCTCAGGGGGGTGTCCGGAGATGGGTGGCGGCTGGTGGGGGCTTGGGGGTCTACCCGGGGCAGGTGGGAACTcagtggggacccggggggctGCTGGGGCTCAGGTGGACAGGATGCCGGTCCTGGGAGCCGGACATTGCGGTGTGGAGGTGCCAGGCAGGAAGGGGGTGCCCCCTCGGTGCGGGGCAGTTTTGGGGGGTGGCACCGACACCCTCGTAGTCCTGCAGAGGAGCCAAGCCCCGGCGGCGCGAGCCTTCCTGGAGGCCGTGAGGCGGTTCCGGCAGCGCCGCGGACACTTCGGGGAGGACGACGTGACCCTGGGCTCAGATGCcgaggtgaggggggcagggacCCCTGAATACTGGACAAGAAGCCCTGAACCCCAGAACCACAGTCTCCCTGGGCAACAAACTATGGGACCCCCAGAAGCCTAGAATTCCCGAATGACGGAACGCACGGACACGGAGTCCCCAAGACCCCAAATCCCCTGGCCCCCAGAACCACAGGACCCAGACCCCAGGTCCCCCAAACCCTGGTCCCAGAACCACAGACGTCCTGGAACCCAGGATGTTCTTGGTACCCAGAACCCCAGAAACCCTGTCCCCAGAATCCCTGGACCCCAGAACCCGGGGCTTCCAATACCCCACCCCACATGGCGCCCGCAGGTGCTGGCCGCCGTGATGATGCGGGAGCTGCTGCCCGCGCTGCGCGCCCGGTTCCGGGGAACCAGCGGCGCCTGGGCCTGGATGGAGGTGCGGCGCCGGGCGCGGGGGGTGGGGAGTCCCCGGCGCCCCTACCCCGGCCCCATCCTGACGCCCCGGGTGCTCGGCCTTTTCGGCCCGCAGCTCCTGGACGCCGTGCACGCCGCCGTGCTGGCCGGGGTGTCCGCGGGGCTGCGCGCCTTCCAGCCCGAGAAGGACGAGCTGCTCGCGCGCCTGGAGAGAGCGCTGCGCCCCGATCTGGAGCCGCTGCTGCGCCTGCGCGCAGGCCTGCAGCAGAGGCTGCGCGGTGAGGGCGGGGCCTGCGGGTGGGGCCTGCGGGCGGGCGGGGCCTGGACCAGAGGCTGCGCGGTGAGGGCGGGGCCTGcggggtgggcggggcctggaCCGGAGGCTGCGCGGTGAGGGCGGGGCCTGcggggtgggcggggcctggaCCGGAGGCTGCGCGGTGAGGGCGGGGCCTGcggggtgggcggggcctggaCCAGAGGCTGCGCGGTGAGGGCGGGATCTGGAGATGTGGGCGGGGTCGAGACCCACGGCGACGCTGTGGGCGGGGCCTGCAGTGGGCGGGGCGGTGTGGGAAGCGAGGGGGCGTGTCCTGGGAAGTCGGGACAGGCCCAAAGCAGGAGGGGAGGGGTCTGTATGAGGTGGGGCGGAGCCTCTGCATGTGGGCGTGTCCATTGCCTGGGGGTGGGGCCTGAGCTGAGGTTGGGAGGGATGCAGCCTTGTGGGTGGGCACAGTCTGATGGGGCACAGGGGGCATAGTCACGTGGTTGGGACGGAGTGGGCGTGGCCTGAACACTGGACAGGTCGCGTGGCCAGGACAGGTTTGGGGATGTCAGGTCTGAGGGAGGGTGTAAACGTTGCTTTGAGGTTGACTCTGGTTTCGAGGCCAGGCAGGGACAGGGGTCGATGCCTCAGAGTGGTGGGTGAGACCGCTAGGAGCTGACGCTGCTTTCCCCCCATCAGCGAGGGTCCAGGGCCCCCTGGAGGGCTGTCTGCGCGGGGAGGTGGACGCAGTGCTCCCCCGGGTGGCGCAGACGCTGCTGGACGCGGTGGGGGCCGCACTGGGCGCCGTGCAGACCCTCTTGGAGCAGGATATGAGCCGCCTGCGCCGCCACCTCCGACGGAGCCCCTCGGGGGCCAGGCTGCGCCAGGAGGTGAGACGGGGGCGGagcaagaggtggggagacacagagagacccctgaagccctgctccaccagtCGTGgaggtgcaggtggggaacggcggttcgaacccaggtccttgcccatgtgAACACGTGAACttttagccaggtgagccaccgcctggcccccatagtaaatctttttaaatgttcTGTTGAGCTGCAGACTCTCGCAGGCAGCATTTCAGAGGAGAAAGGAAACTTCCCCAGTGCTCTAGTACCTTCCGTGTGAAGCCTGGGCCGACCCTCAGTGTCTCTTGTGTGGTGTTTCCCGGCCCAGGTCTACACCTTCGGGGAGATGCCCTGGGACCCCCGgctgctgcagacctgcttccaggACGCCGAGCGCAGCCGGGGGCGCCTGGGGCAGCTGACAGCGCCCTTCGGCTTCTCCGGCACCCGCGGCCTGGTGTTCGGGGCCCAGGACCTCGCGCAGCAGGTGAAGGGCGAGGAGGAAGCAGCAccctagagccccgccccacGGCCCCCCGTGGTGGGCAGGGCCACGGGGGTGCGGACGAGCGAGGCCCCGCGGCTCACCGCGCCTCCCCGCAGCTCCTGGCGGATGCGGTGGCCACCTTCCTGCACCTGGCCGACCAGTGTCTCACGGCGGCCCTGGACTGCGCGCAGGCGGTGCGGCAGCTGGAGAAAGTCCAGGGCCGAGTCCTGAAGGTGGGCCGGGGCTTGTGCTCGCCTAGGGTCTGTTATGGGCGTGGCCTTGTTGTGGGGGCGTGGCCTACGCGGGCCTGGCTGGATCCCCAGGGGCTCGGCTGTGGGCGTGGTCCTGGGGGCGTGGTCTAGGTGCGGCACTGGACTGGTGGGCGTGGCTTCTCTGAACACTTCTGCGGGCAGGCTTTGTGAGTGGGCGTGGCCTCTTTCTCCGCTCTCTGGAAGGTTGCCAACTGGGCGTGGCTCGTCCTTTCTGGGTGTGTGTTCATTGGGTGCAGTCTAGCCTGTGGGCGTGGCCTCTCCTGTCTGGGCCCTGGCTTCTTGTGGCTCTTCCATAGGCGTGGGCGGCTTGGGCGTGGTTTGTGGTTTTGGGGGGCGTGTCCCGAGGCTTCCCCGGCCACGCCCCCCGGGGGGTCTTCCCGCAGAAGCTGGATTCCGACAGCTGCTCAGGGCAGAGGCAGTTCCTGGGGCGCTGGCTTCTCTCCATCTTCCTGCCCTTCGTGCTGAGCCGGTTGGAGCCCAGCTGCAGAGCCGTGAGCTTGGGGGTGCAGGCAGGAGCACCTCCTCGGGGCCCTGGCCTCCTGTCTCTCAGAGCCTCCGGgaagtctggggtgggggaggagcacCCCGGTTGGTTCCCCCAGCCTCCTGCCCGAGCCATGTGACAGCCCGAGGTGGGGGCTCATCGTCCAGCAGCGCTGGGGGGGTAGTGGGGACCCCTGCCGGTCCCCGTGAGTGCTTTGCTCTCACAAGCCCCCCAGCCTTTCAATATAGGCCATGAAGACCCTTCTACAGGcagagaaactgaggcccaggttGCCAGGACTCCTCAGGGTGGGACTGGGGCAGGACCCCAAGCCTCAGCCCCCCCAACCCTGCCCCTCGCCGTCTCCTCCAGGTGCTGTCAGAGTTTGAGGGGGAGGTTCTGGCGGTGGGCAGCCCGGCCCTGACGGTCGAGGGCATCTACGAGGACCTGGTGCGGGCCGTTCTGCTGCAGAGGGTCGACCAGGGTGAGTCTCTGCGCCCAGGCCCCGGCCTCCCTCCTCCTGGACACACTGAGCCTTTGCTGGACCTTCTGGCTGGGGCAGGGGTTGGGCGAGGCTGGCGAAGCCTAGTGGGTGTTCTCTGGAGGAGGGGCCATTCGGCTGTCGTGTAGGAGTTCCCGGATTGACTTCCAGGACCGGAGCCAGGCCTCCCCACGTACCCATTCTGCAGCCACTCTGGGGCATTGCCCAGGCTGAGGGCATAGTTCTGGGGAGCGAAGGGGGCACAGCAAACAAGAGCATGGTGCCCAGGGCGCGGAGACAGCCCAGCAGGCAGAGTGCACGCCTTTGGGCTGGCAGCCGGGGTGACACCACATAGCAGGTGCACTAGTCAGGTGGGCCATCTCGCCATCTCTCCGGccccactgtctctgtctctcttgtttcAGTGCTAGACACAGCCCTGGGCACCAGGGGCAGGCCCTGTGCTCTGGATGGTGGCTCAGAGGCCCCTCGGGACCAAGCGGGAGCAGGTGAGGCCCCCACATGGCATCCGAAGCTGGGGCCCAGGCGGGGTGCACTA from Erinaceus europaeus chromosome 23, mEriEur2.1, whole genome shotgun sequence includes:
- the NIBAN3 gene encoding protein Niban 3 encodes the protein MGVRSSSPLDRQQQQHFRGQADTLLRSFLPCYREQLAASVLQQISRELGPQEPAGSQLQRSKKLPRVREHRGALSLLWGHPPRWQPVFCVLRGDGRLEWFGCREDSERGAPPLGAVALSGFSALTSQAEYLRLLSAWGVPPQEDPGPPLEAPPGCPLLLPHPFRRHLCFAASSREAHREWRLALRGGIRLRGTVLQRSQAPAARAFLEAVRRFRQRRGHFGEDDVTLGSDAEVLAAVMMRELLPALRARFRGTSGAWAWMELLDAVHAAVLAGVSAGLRAFQPEKDELLARLERALRPDLEPLLRLRAGLQQRLRARVQGPLEGCLRGEVDAVLPRVAQTLLDAVGAALGAVQTLLEQDMSRLRRHLRRSPSGARLRQEVYTFGEMPWDPRLLQTCFQDAERSRGRLGQLTAPFGFSGTRGLVFGAQDLAQQLLADAVATFLHLADQCLTAALDCAQAVRQLEKVQGRVLKKLDSDSCSGQRQFLGRWLLSIFLPFVLSRLEPSCRAVLSEFEGEVLAVGSPALTVEGIYEDLVRAVLLQRVDQVLDTALGTRGRPCALDGGSEAPRDQAGADEEPEAC